The proteins below come from a single Aegilops tauschii subsp. strangulata cultivar AL8/78 chromosome 6, Aet v6.0, whole genome shotgun sequence genomic window:
- the LOC109757549 gene encoding uncharacterized protein: protein MAVEAPQPEQAAGESLEQGAAAGGGRLKKGPWTPDEDQLLVEHVRRHGEGSWNAVRRETGLLRCGKSCRLRWANHLRPNLKRGPFSPEEERLILRLHALIGNKWARISAHVSTTGHSIPLPHLAIRISCLPLHSILSIAWCSICVCMQLPGRTDNEIKNYWNTRLKRRKRAGMALYPPDVEREVALVRAGKLRPIVDADGNASSLQAPLLLDAAADQFAWPAAPPFHPAYNNVAPPQPFQFTGNISHNPQALLAAQVPYLHHDEVSAGLGHANKLYADAPGMPPLVPPAVQELPSNQSPADAGGPLEMLVLEQDQRLPGAALLRVTSMPELVYNENDYSAWPSGLSGGSGSRSEGDVTSHYGGKCDCFGELGADGVKPAKRMAASLVVAEEEVSGLFGGEDLVEVWPDKPPESITKDDFNLQMEMQHLMPPVPLSADEHGLN from the exons atggctgtggAGGCGCCTCAGCCTGAACAAGCAGCGGGTGAATCCTTGGAGCAGggtgcggcggcgggcggcggcagaCTGAAGAAGGGCCCGTGGACGCCGGATGAGGACCAGCTGTTGGTGGAGCACGTACGGCGGCACGGGGAAGGGAGCTGGAACGCGGTGCGGCGGGAGACGGGGCTGCTGCGCTGCGGCAAGAGTTGCCGGCTCCGGTGGGCCAACCACCTTCGCCCCAACCTCAAGCGTGGCCCCttctcgccggaggaggagcgcctcatcCTCCGCCTCCACGCGCTCATCGGCAACAAGTGGGCGCGCATCTCTGCACACGTGAGTACCACCGGTCATTCGATCCCTTTACCCCACCTCGCCATTAGAATTTCTTGCCTACCATTGCATTCGATTCTATCGATTGCCTGGTGCTCGATCTGCGTCTGCATGCAGCTGCCGGGGAGGACGGACAATGAGATCAAGAACTACTGGAACACGCGGTTGAAGCGGCGGAAGCGCGCCGGCATGGCCCTGTACCCGCCGGATGTCGAGCGGGAGGTGGCGCTCGTCCGCGCCGGCAAGCTGAGGCCCATCGTCGACGCCGACGGCAACGCCAGCAGCCTCCAAGCACCGCTCCTCCTGGACGCGGCCGCGGACCAGTTCGCCTGGCCGGCTGCGCCGCCGTTCCACCCCGCCTACAACAACGTCGCTCCTCCGCAGCCTTTCCAATTTACCGGCAACATTAGCCACAACCCGCAGGCCCTCCTCGCAGCGCAAGTACCGTACCTCCACCACGACGAGGTTTCCGCCGGCCTCGGCCACGCCAACAAGCTTTACGCCGACGCACCGGGGATGCCACCGTTGGTGCCCCCCGCTGTACAGGAGCTCCCTTCGAACCAATCTCCCGCGGACGCCGGCGGGCCGCTCGAgatgctcgtcctcgagcaggaCCAGCGGCTGCCCGGCGCCGCCCTGCTCCGCGTTACGTCCATGCCGGAGCTGGTCTACAACGAGAACGACTACTCCGCGTGGCCGTCCGGCCTCAGCGGTGGCAGTGGCAGCCGATCCGAAGGCGACGTGACCTCGCATTATGGCGGGAAATGCGACTGCTTCGGTGAGTTGG GCGCAGATGGCGTGAAGCCTGCGAAGAGGATGGCCGCGAGCTTGGTGGTGGCAGAGGAGGAGGTGTCCGGCCTGTTCGGCGGCGAAGATTTGgtggaggtgtggcctgacaagCCGCCGGAGTCGATCACGAAAGACGACTTCAACCTCCAGATGGAGATGCAGCACCTCATGCCCCCCGTGCCGCTCTCGGCTGACGAACACGGCTTGAATTAA